A window of the Cicer arietinum cultivar CDC Frontier isolate Library 1 chromosome 6, Cicar.CDCFrontier_v2.0, whole genome shotgun sequence genome harbors these coding sequences:
- the LOC140920934 gene encoding protein neprosin-like codes for MIFHGARAKIGGYSLSIKRGQYSISSVWVQNGPPTQLNSIQARNMISSKHIWRQSTTTNWSWTADGHLKTGCYTHACPGFVQVNPNKKFALGAVQSPVSSIGSQDKWLLNVKIKQVLLYF; via the exons ATGATATTTCATGGAGCTCGTGCAAAAATAGGTGGATATAGTTTGTCAATTAAAAGAGGTCAATATAGCATATCTTCTGTTTGGGTTCAAAATGGTCCACCAACACAACTTAATAGCATACAAGCAAGGAACATGA TTTCATCCAAGCATATATGGAGACAGTCAACTACGACTAATTGGTCTTGGACG GCTGATGGTCACCTTAAAACCGGATGTTACACTCATGCTTGTCCAGGTTTCGTACAAgttaatccaaacaaaaaatttgcTCTTGGAGCTGTCCAATCACCTGTCAGTTCCATTGGGTCACAGGACAAATGGCTTCTTAATGTCAAAATTAAACAGGTACTTTTGTACTTTTGA
- the LOC140918614 gene encoding uncharacterized protein — protein sequence MDIKSECNSSKRIIQLGRCCYDIEHKNSLSATRSSKLRWKMLWMKLKKEKKKLFECASSTLQQVPYDPYTYSQNFDQGTVFDEPDNLSRSFSVRFADPCKLIVNCQKRGVV from the coding sequence ATGGATATCAAAAGTGAGTGCAATTCTAGCAAGAGAATCATTCAATTAGGAAGATGTTGCTATGATATTGAGCACAAAAACTCACTATCAGCTACAAGATCAAGTAAGTTGAGATGGAAAATGTTGTGGATGAAGctcaagaaagaaaagaaaaagctGTTTGAATGTGCATCATCAACTTTGCAGCAGGTTCCTTATGATCCTTACACTTACTCTCAGAATTTTGATCAAGGGACAGTGTTTGATGAACCAGATAATCTGTCTAGATCTTTCTCTGTTCGGTTTGCTGATCCTTGTAAATTAATTGTCAATTGTCAAAAGAGAGGGGTAGTTTAA